One genomic segment of Stenotrophomonas sp. 704A1 includes these proteins:
- a CDS encoding ABC transporter ATP-binding protein has protein sequence MGAKASSLASQNDTAPALRVRDLRKTYDNGTQALKGVSLEVAPGDFFALLGPNGAGKSTLIGIISSLVNLSEGQVEVFGSDLVRNRSATMRLIGLVPQEINFNLFEKPFDILVNYAGFYGVAREEAEQRAEQELKRAHLWEKAQVMSRTLSGGMKRRLMIARAMMTRPRLLILDEPTAGVDIEIRRDMWRVLKEINAAGTTIILTTHYLEEAEYLCRHLAIINHGRIVEQGPMRTLLAKLDVEGFLLDIDGDLPAQLPVIEGATLTAPDPHTLDIDMPRAMDLNRVFATLNESGIRVRSMRTKSNRLEELFVRLTGNLETSA, from the coding sequence ATGGGCGCGAAGGCTTCGAGCTTGGCATCCCAGAACGATACGGCGCCCGCCCTGCGCGTGCGCGACCTGCGCAAGACCTACGACAACGGCACCCAGGCCCTGAAGGGGGTTTCCCTGGAAGTGGCCCCGGGCGACTTCTTCGCCCTGCTCGGCCCCAACGGTGCCGGCAAGTCCACCCTGATCGGCATCATCAGCTCCCTGGTCAACCTCAGCGAGGGCCAGGTGGAAGTGTTCGGCAGCGACCTGGTGCGCAACCGCAGCGCCACCATGCGCCTGATCGGGCTGGTGCCGCAGGAGATCAACTTCAACCTGTTCGAGAAGCCTTTCGACATCCTGGTGAACTACGCCGGCTTCTACGGCGTCGCCCGCGAGGAAGCGGAGCAGCGCGCCGAACAGGAACTCAAGCGTGCGCACCTGTGGGAAAAGGCGCAGGTGATGAGCCGCACCCTGTCCGGCGGCATGAAGCGCCGGCTGATGATCGCCCGCGCGATGATGACCCGCCCGCGCCTGCTGATCCTGGACGAGCCGACCGCCGGCGTGGACATCGAGATCCGCCGCGACATGTGGCGCGTGCTGAAGGAGATCAATGCCGCCGGCACCACGATCATCCTCACCACCCACTACCTGGAAGAAGCCGAGTACCTGTGCCGGCACCTGGCGATCATCAATCATGGCCGGATCGTCGAGCAGGGGCCGATGCGCACCCTGCTGGCCAAGCTCGACGTGGAAGGCTTCCTGCTGGACATCGACGGCGACCTGCCGGCGCAGCTGCCGGTGATCGAGGGCGCGACCCTGACCGCGCCTGATCCGCACACGCTGGACATCGACATGCCGCGCGCGATGGACCTCAACCGCGTGTTCGCCACGCTCAACGAGTCCGGCATCCGCGTGCGTTCGATGCGTACCAAGAGCAACCGCCTGGAGGAGCTGTTCGTGCGCCTCACCGGCAACCTGGAGACATCCGCATGA
- a CDS encoding aldo/keto reductase → MTAIRELGRSGLHVRPLAFGGNVFGWSADEKASFALLDAFVDAGFNLVDTADVYSAWVPGNQGGESETLLGRWFARSGKRDKVVLATKVGKWAERPGLTPDNINAAVEDSLRRLQTDVIDLYQAHEDDESTPLEATLAAFGRLIEAGKVRAIGASNYSATRLADALKVSTDYRLPRYETLQPEYNLYDRAGYETALEPLVQREQIGVINYYALASGFLSGKYRSADDAGKSSARGATVVKRYLNPRGLRILQALDDVASRHTASPAQIALAWQIARPSITAPIVSATSVEQLHDLLAAANVGLSGQDVAQLDAASVEG, encoded by the coding sequence ATGACGGCAATCCGTGAACTGGGCCGTTCCGGCCTGCATGTACGTCCGCTCGCCTTCGGTGGCAACGTGTTCGGCTGGAGCGCAGACGAAAAGGCCAGTTTCGCCCTGCTCGATGCCTTCGTGGATGCAGGCTTCAACCTGGTGGATACCGCCGACGTGTATTCAGCCTGGGTGCCGGGCAACCAGGGCGGCGAGTCGGAAACCCTGCTCGGCAGGTGGTTCGCCCGCAGCGGCAAGCGCGACAAGGTCGTGCTGGCCACCAAGGTCGGCAAGTGGGCCGAACGCCCCGGGCTGACTCCGGACAACATCAATGCCGCGGTGGAAGATTCGCTGCGCCGCCTGCAGACCGACGTGATCGATCTGTACCAGGCCCACGAGGATGATGAATCGACGCCGCTGGAGGCCACGCTGGCCGCCTTCGGCCGCTTGATCGAAGCCGGCAAGGTGCGCGCGATCGGCGCCTCCAACTACAGCGCCACGCGCCTGGCCGATGCACTGAAGGTCTCCACGGATTACAGGCTGCCGCGTTATGAAACCCTGCAGCCGGAGTACAACCTGTACGACCGGGCCGGCTATGAGACGGCGCTGGAACCGCTGGTGCAGCGCGAACAGATCGGCGTGATCAACTACTACGCGCTGGCCAGTGGCTTCCTCAGCGGCAAGTACCGCAGCGCCGACGATGCCGGCAAGAGCAGCGCGCGCGGCGCCACCGTGGTGAAGCGTTATCTGAACCCGCGCGGCCTGCGCATCCTGCAGGCGTTGGACGATGTGGCCAGCAGGCACACTGCCAGCCCCGCACAGATCGCGCTGGCCTGGCAGATCGCACGGCCGTCGATCACCGCCCCGATCGTCAGCGCCACCAGCGTGGAACAGCTGCACGACCTGCTGGCGGCCGCCAATGTCGGCCTGAGCGGGCAGGACGTCGCGCAGCTGGATGCGGCCAGCGTCGAGGGCTGA
- a CDS encoding pseudouridine synthase, which translates to MLIAFNKPFNVLCQFTDRSVPPRPTLAGFGLPPRVYAAGRLDHDSEGLLLLTDNGTLAHKLTDPKHKADKTYWVQVEGTPSDEQLQRLRDGVVLNDGPTLPARIERLDPAPQLWTRDPPVRFRKTVPDSWLAITIREGRNRQVRRMTAAVNLPTLRLVRVSMGPYRLDDLQPGQWRQIG; encoded by the coding sequence ATGCTGATTGCCTTCAACAAGCCGTTCAACGTGCTCTGCCAGTTCACCGACCGCAGCGTACCGCCGCGACCGACCCTGGCCGGGTTCGGCCTGCCGCCGCGCGTATACGCCGCCGGTCGGCTCGACCATGACAGTGAAGGCCTGTTGCTGTTGACCGACAACGGCACGCTGGCGCACAAGCTGACCGACCCGAAGCACAAGGCCGACAAGACCTACTGGGTGCAGGTGGAAGGGACGCCCAGCGATGAGCAGTTGCAACGGCTGCGCGACGGGGTGGTGCTCAACGACGGGCCGACGCTGCCGGCCAGGATCGAGCGCCTCGATCCGGCGCCGCAGCTGTGGACGCGGGATCCGCCGGTACGCTTCCGCAAGACGGTGCCCGACAGCTGGCTGGCCATCACGATCCGCGAAGGGCGCAACCGCCAGGTGCGGCGGATGACCGCGGCAGTGAACCTGCCGACGCTGCGCCTGGTGCGGGTATCGATGGGCCCGTACCGGCTGGACGACCTGCAGCCGGGGCAGTGGCGGCAGATCGGCTGA
- the panE gene encoding 2-dehydropantoate 2-reductase, whose amino-acid sequence MRILILGAGGTGGYFGGRLAQAGVDVTFLVRATRASQLDRDGLVIRSPVGDASFPVQHVTADALPALAAQKPFDLVILSCKAYDLDSSIDAIAPAVGAGTSVLPILNGLHHYGALDARFGREAVLGGLCFISATKAPDGAVLHLGKPAKLTFGERDGGAISDRVRAFAAACAQANLDHLASARIGQEQWIKYTFLAALAAATCLLRADIGTIVATDDGEAIVRGLYDECLAVAEAAGEPVPQAAQDTARGTLTLSGSALKASMLRDLEAGQQVEAAHIVGDMLARARAAGQEALLLQVAYSSLQAYQAQRSA is encoded by the coding sequence ATGCGCATCCTGATCCTCGGCGCCGGCGGTACCGGCGGTTACTTCGGTGGTCGCCTGGCCCAGGCCGGCGTGGACGTGACCTTCCTGGTACGCGCCACGCGCGCCAGCCAGCTCGACCGCGATGGCCTGGTCATCCGCAGCCCGGTCGGCGATGCCAGCTTCCCGGTACAGCACGTCACCGCCGACGCGCTGCCCGCGCTCGCGGCGCAGAAGCCGTTCGACCTGGTCATCCTCAGTTGCAAGGCCTACGACCTGGACAGCTCGATCGATGCGATCGCGCCCGCCGTCGGTGCCGGCACCAGCGTGCTGCCCATCCTCAACGGCCTGCACCACTACGGCGCACTGGACGCACGCTTCGGCCGCGAGGCGGTGCTCGGCGGCCTGTGTTTCATCAGCGCCACCAAGGCGCCCGACGGTGCGGTGCTGCACCTGGGCAAGCCCGCCAAGCTGACCTTCGGCGAGCGCGACGGGGGTGCGATCTCCGACCGCGTGCGCGCCTTCGCCGCCGCCTGCGCGCAGGCCAACCTGGATCACCTGGCCAGCGCGCGCATCGGCCAGGAGCAATGGATCAAGTACACCTTCCTGGCCGCGCTGGCCGCGGCCACCTGCCTGCTGCGCGCGGACATCGGCACGATCGTCGCCACCGATGACGGCGAAGCCATCGTGCGCGGCCTGTACGACGAGTGCCTGGCCGTGGCCGAGGCCGCCGGCGAACCGGTACCGCAGGCCGCGCAGGACACCGCGCGCGGCACCCTCACCTTGAGCGGATCTGCGCTGAAGGCCTCGATGCTGCGCGATCTGGAAGCCGGCCAGCAGGTGGAAGCGGCGCATATCGTCGGCGACATGCTGGCGCGCGCACGTGCCGCCGGCCAGGAGGCACTGCTGCTGCAGGTGGCCTACAGCAGCCTGCAGGCCTACCAGGCGCAGCGCAGCGCGTGA
- a CDS encoding ferredoxin--NADP reductase has protein sequence MPVQFPLKLVGCRMLAPTVGHYQFVRDDGQPLDFQPGQFIQVHFSYADGTETKRSYSLATIHDHALGPGEAVDIAVSFVPGGAATALFEALEQGGQISASGPYGRFCLNPGDHNARYLLIATGTGVTPYRSMLPLLEKAMAERGVQIVLLQGARSPGELLYSEDFYSFAEKHPNFRYVPCLSRELPAEPHPDVQHGYVQQALAGFTPDPATDIAYLCGNPDMVDACAELLKAAGLGNPQIRREKYVSSK, from the coding sequence GTGCCTGTTCAATTCCCCCTCAAGCTGGTCGGCTGCCGCATGCTGGCCCCGACCGTCGGCCACTACCAGTTCGTGCGTGACGATGGACAGCCGCTGGATTTCCAGCCCGGCCAGTTCATCCAGGTCCATTTCAGCTACGCCGACGGCACCGAAACCAAGCGCAGCTACTCGCTGGCGACCATCCACGACCACGCGCTCGGCCCGGGCGAGGCGGTGGATATCGCGGTCAGTTTCGTGCCCGGTGGCGCCGCCACGGCGCTGTTCGAGGCGCTGGAGCAGGGCGGCCAGATCAGTGCGTCCGGCCCCTATGGCCGGTTCTGCCTGAACCCCGGTGATCACAATGCCCGTTACCTGCTGATCGCCACCGGTACCGGCGTTACCCCGTACCGCTCGATGCTGCCGCTGCTGGAAAAGGCCATGGCCGAACGCGGTGTGCAGATCGTGCTGTTGCAGGGCGCGCGCAGCCCCGGTGAGCTGCTGTACAGCGAAGATTTCTACAGCTTCGCCGAAAAGCACCCGAACTTCCGCTATGTACCGTGCCTGTCGCGCGAACTGCCGGCCGAACCGCACCCGGACGTGCAGCACGGCTACGTGCAGCAGGCGCTGGCCGGCTTCACGCCGGACCCGGCCACCGACATCGCCTACCTGTGCGGCAACCCGGACATGGTCGATGCCTGCGCCGAGCTGTTGAAGGCCGCCGGCCTGGGCAACCCGCAGATCCGCCGCGAGAAGTACGTCAGCAGCAAATAG
- the hrpB gene encoding ATP-dependent helicase HrpB gives MSTAQFPISPLLPQIQQHLAAHPRLVLEAPPGAGKTTQVPLALLDAPWLQGRRIILLEPRRVAARSAALFMARQLGDEVGGTVGYRIRFENRVSARTRIEVVTEGILTRMLQDDPMLEEVGAILFDEFHERHLSGDLGLALALDVQAQLREDLRLLVMSATLDGERLARFLDAPRLSSEGRSYPVAISHFPARRDEGLELQVRRAVQQALAEHPGDLLVFLPGQREIARVQAGLQDALDAGVEVLALHGELPVEQQARVLQAAADGRRRVVLATNVAESSVTLPGVRVVIDSGQAREPRYDPNSGFTRLDVVAIAQASADQRAGRAGRVADGVAWRLWPQSQRLEPQRRAEIDQVELAGLALELAAWGSSDLRFLDPPPSGPMAAARELLQRLGALSDTGAITALGRRVLALGTHPRIAAMLLGAPDARAQALAADLAALLEARDPLRQGGDALAARWRALAAFRNGRAAADANRSGLAAIDAAAKQWRRRLRCDASPPASIDAHELGDLLAHAFPDRIAFQHPSDPLRYLLANGRSARLHELSDLRGEPWLVASELRFEARDALLLRAAPVDEAQLRKAWPERFITEDVVRWDSERRALVALRETRFDRIVLDSRSAGRVDPQHAAQALTDAVAELGLQALPWTDGLRQWQARVESLRRWMPELDLPDCSDAALLANRAQWLQPAFAGKSRLDALDEASFGEALKSPLEWSQRQQVERHAPTRITVPSGLERPITYALDSESGEPLPPVLAVKLQELFGLADTPRIAEGRVPLTLHLLSPGGRPLQVTQDLRNFWENTYAEVKKEMKGRYPRHPWPDDPWTATATHRAKPRGT, from the coding sequence ATGAGTACCGCGCAATTCCCCATTTCCCCGCTGTTGCCGCAGATCCAGCAGCACCTGGCCGCACACCCGCGGCTGGTGCTGGAGGCGCCGCCCGGTGCCGGCAAGACCACCCAGGTGCCGCTGGCGCTGCTCGACGCGCCGTGGCTGCAGGGTCGCAGGATCATCCTGCTGGAGCCGCGCCGGGTGGCGGCACGCAGCGCGGCGCTGTTCATGGCGCGGCAGCTGGGCGACGAGGTGGGCGGCACGGTCGGCTACCGCATCCGCTTCGAGAACAGGGTCTCGGCCCGCACCCGGATCGAGGTCGTCACCGAAGGCATCCTCACCCGCATGCTGCAGGACGACCCGATGCTGGAAGAGGTCGGTGCGATCCTGTTCGATGAATTCCACGAGCGCCATCTCAGCGGTGACCTCGGCCTGGCGCTGGCACTGGATGTGCAGGCGCAGCTGCGCGAGGACCTGCGCCTGCTGGTGATGTCGGCCACGCTGGACGGTGAACGCCTGGCCCGCTTCCTGGACGCGCCACGGCTGAGCAGCGAGGGCCGCAGCTATCCGGTGGCGATCAGCCACTTCCCGGCGCGCCGCGACGAAGGGCTGGAACTGCAGGTGCGCCGCGCCGTGCAGCAGGCGCTGGCCGAGCACCCCGGCGACCTGCTGGTGTTCCTGCCCGGCCAGCGCGAGATCGCGCGGGTGCAGGCCGGCCTGCAGGACGCGCTGGATGCCGGTGTGGAGGTCCTTGCCCTGCACGGCGAGCTGCCGGTGGAACAGCAGGCGCGCGTACTGCAGGCCGCCGCCGACGGTCGCCGCCGCGTGGTGCTGGCCACCAACGTGGCCGAGTCTTCGGTGACCCTGCCTGGCGTGCGCGTGGTGATCGACAGCGGACAGGCGCGTGAGCCCCGCTATGACCCCAACAGCGGATTCACCCGGCTGGACGTGGTGGCCATCGCGCAGGCGTCGGCCGACCAGCGTGCCGGGCGCGCCGGGCGTGTCGCCGACGGCGTGGCCTGGCGGCTGTGGCCGCAGTCGCAGCGGCTGGAGCCGCAGCGCCGCGCCGAGATCGACCAGGTCGAGCTGGCCGGGCTGGCACTGGAGCTGGCGGCCTGGGGCAGCAGCGACCTGCGCTTCCTCGACCCGCCGCCTTCCGGCCCGATGGCCGCCGCACGCGAACTGCTGCAGCGGCTGGGCGCGCTGTCCGATACCGGCGCGATCACCGCGCTGGGCCGTCGCGTGCTGGCGCTGGGCACGCATCCGCGGATCGCGGCGATGCTGCTGGGCGCACCCGATGCGCGCGCGCAGGCGCTGGCCGCCGATCTGGCCGCCCTGCTGGAAGCGCGCGATCCGCTGCGCCAGGGCGGTGATGCGCTGGCCGCGCGTTGGCGGGCACTGGCCGCATTCCGCAACGGCCGCGCAGCGGCCGACGCCAACCGCAGCGGGCTGGCCGCGATCGATGCGGCGGCCAAGCAGTGGCGACGCCGCCTGCGCTGTGACGCGTCGCCACCGGCCAGCATCGACGCGCACGAACTGGGCGACCTGCTCGCACATGCCTTCCCTGACCGCATCGCCTTCCAGCACCCCAGCGATCCGCTGCGCTACCTGCTCGCCAATGGCCGCAGCGCGCGCCTGCACGAACTGAGCGACCTGCGCGGCGAGCCGTGGCTGGTGGCCAGCGAACTGCGCTTCGAGGCGCGCGATGCGCTGCTGCTGCGTGCCGCACCGGTGGATGAAGCCCAACTGCGCAAGGCGTGGCCGGAGCGCTTCATCACTGAAGACGTGGTGCGCTGGGACAGCGAGCGTCGCGCGCTGGTGGCACTGCGCGAGACCCGTTTCGACCGCATCGTGCTGGACAGTCGCTCGGCCGGCCGGGTCGATCCACAGCACGCCGCCCAGGCGCTCACCGACGCGGTGGCCGAACTCGGCCTGCAGGCGCTGCCGTGGACCGACGGACTGCGCCAGTGGCAGGCCCGGGTCGAGTCGCTGCGGCGCTGGATGCCGGAGCTGGACCTGCCCGACTGCAGCGACGCGGCCTTGCTGGCCAACCGTGCGCAGTGGCTGCAGCCCGCGTTCGCTGGCAAGAGCCGGTTGGATGCGCTGGACGAGGCCAGTTTCGGCGAAGCGCTGAAGTCGCCATTGGAGTGGTCGCAGCGGCAACAGGTTGAACGCCATGCACCCACCCGCATCACCGTGCCCTCCGGGCTGGAGCGGCCAATCACCTACGCGCTGGACAGCGAAAGCGGCGAACCGCTGCCGCCGGTGCTGGCCGTGAAGCTGCAGGAACTGTTCGGCCTGGCCGACACGCCGCGCATCGCCGAGGGCCGGGTGCCGCTGACCCTGCACCTGCTGTCGCCGGGTGGCAGGCCGTTGCAGGTGACCCAGGATCTGCGCAATTTCTGGGAGAACACCTACGCCGAGGTCAAGAAGGAGATGAAGGGCCGCTACCCACGCCACCCGTGGCCGGACGACCCGTGGACGGCCACGGCGACCCACCGCGCCAAGCCGCGCGGGACGTAA
- a CDS encoding class I SAM-dependent methyltransferase — protein MIAASSLRGCRLLLASALLVAVPAIAAPTPAAAAKIQVSPAIDTAVKAPTRDPANVKRDGFRHPAQTLSFFTVAPQKTVIEITPGNGWYSEILAPLLRDQGHYIAAVVDPQAVPEGRGRDYQQRSRDSLEKKYAAAPAQFDKTAVVAYDPAKPVFGPANSADVVLTFRNVHNWRKAGQAQGMFQGFFNVLKPGGVLGVVEHRAKADVADDDDTGYVGQQQVIAMAEAAGFKLDARSEVNANPRDSKDHPNGVWTLPPTNQHDKADAAKYQAIGESDRMTLRFIKP, from the coding sequence ATGATTGCTGCCTCTTCCCTGCGTGGTTGCCGCCTGCTGCTCGCATCGGCGCTGCTGGTCGCCGTTCCCGCCATCGCCGCGCCGACCCCGGCGGCAGCGGCGAAGATCCAGGTATCGCCGGCCATCGACACGGCGGTGAAGGCGCCGACCCGCGATCCGGCCAACGTCAAGCGCGATGGCTTCCGGCATCCTGCGCAGACACTGTCGTTCTTCACTGTGGCACCGCAGAAGACCGTCATTGAAATCACTCCCGGCAACGGCTGGTATTCGGAAATCCTGGCGCCGCTGCTGCGTGACCAGGGCCATTACATCGCCGCCGTGGTCGACCCGCAGGCCGTGCCGGAAGGCCGTGGCCGCGACTACCAGCAGCGCAGCCGCGACAGCCTGGAAAAGAAGTACGCCGCGGCACCGGCGCAGTTCGACAAGACCGCCGTGGTGGCCTACGACCCGGCCAAGCCGGTGTTCGGCCCCGCCAACTCGGCCGACGTGGTGCTGACCTTCCGCAACGTGCACAACTGGCGCAAGGCCGGCCAGGCGCAGGGCATGTTCCAGGGCTTCTTCAACGTGCTCAAGCCGGGCGGCGTGCTCGGCGTGGTCGAACACCGCGCCAAGGCTGATGTGGCCGATGACGATGACACCGGCTACGTCGGCCAGCAGCAGGTGATCGCGATGGCCGAGGCCGCCGGCTTCAAGCTGGATGCGCGCAGTGAGGTCAACGCCAACCCGCGCGACAGCAAGGACCACCCGAATGGCGTGTGGACGCTGCCGCCGACCAACCAGCATGACAAGGCCGACGCGGCGAAGTACCAGGCCATCGGTGAAAGCGACCGCATGACCCTGCGCTTCATCAAGCCATAA
- a CDS encoding TatD family hydrolase, with protein MHLIDIGANLTHDSFDRDRDAVLDRARQAGVVQMVITGASREHSPLAVQLAQQHPGFLYATAGVHPHHAVEYTEECDAEMRALHAHPEVVAVGECGLDYFRDFSPRPAQHRAFERQLQLASENGKPLFLHQRDAHADFMAQMKNFEGRLGPAVVHCFTGERDELFDYLDQDWYIGITGWLCDERRGAHLRELVKNIPANRLMIETDAPYLLPRTLKPMPKDRRNEPMFLSHIVEELARDRGEDVAVTAANATAATRTFFRLPDQP; from the coding sequence ATGCATCTGATCGATATCGGCGCCAACCTGACCCACGACTCCTTCGACCGTGACCGCGATGCGGTGCTGGACCGCGCGCGCCAGGCCGGCGTGGTGCAGATGGTCATCACCGGCGCCAGCCGCGAGCATTCCCCGCTGGCGGTGCAACTGGCGCAGCAGCACCCGGGTTTCCTGTACGCCACCGCCGGCGTGCACCCGCATCACGCGGTGGAGTACACCGAGGAGTGCGATGCCGAGATGCGCGCGCTGCATGCCCACCCGGAAGTGGTGGCGGTGGGCGAATGCGGGCTGGATTACTTCCGTGATTTCTCGCCGCGCCCCGCCCAGCACCGTGCGTTCGAGCGCCAGCTGCAGCTGGCCTCGGAGAATGGCAAGCCGCTGTTCCTGCACCAGCGTGACGCGCATGCGGACTTCATGGCGCAGATGAAGAACTTCGAAGGCCGTCTCGGCCCGGCGGTGGTGCATTGCTTCACCGGCGAACGCGACGAGCTGTTCGATTACCTGGACCAGGACTGGTACATCGGCATCACCGGCTGGCTGTGCGACGAGCGTCGTGGTGCGCACCTGCGCGAGCTGGTGAAGAACATCCCGGCCAACCGACTGATGATCGAGACCGACGCGCCCTACCTGCTGCCGCGCACGCTGAAGCCGATGCCGAAGGACCGCCGCAACGAACCGATGTTCCTCTCGCACATCGTCGAGGAACTGGCCCGCGACCGTGGCGAGGACGTGGCCGTGACCGCGGCCAATGCCACCGCCGCCACCCGCACCTTCTTCCGCCTGCCCGATCAGCCCTGA
- a CDS encoding ABC transporter permease encodes MSGTPNTPAAQITDGQRNRIALMTIVRREVARIIRIWGQTLVPPAITMTLYFLIFGRLIGSRVGDMGDYSYMEFIVPGLVMMSVIQNSYGNISSSFFGAKFGRHVEELLVSPMPNWVILWGYVAGAVLRGLMVGVIVLIIAMFFTPVRIPHPLVTLSTVILGATIFSLAGFINAVYAKKFDDVAIVPTFILTPLTYLGGVFYSVKLLPTWAEAATHANPIFYMVNAFRYGLLGSSDVPLWVAYALMIGFVVALTALALWLLRRGVGMRS; translated from the coding sequence ATGAGCGGTACCCCGAACACACCCGCTGCGCAGATCACCGACGGCCAGCGCAACCGCATCGCACTGATGACCATCGTGCGCCGCGAAGTCGCGCGCATCATCCGCATCTGGGGCCAGACCCTGGTGCCGCCGGCGATCACCATGACCCTGTACTTCCTCATCTTCGGCCGCCTGATCGGCTCGCGGGTGGGTGACATGGGCGACTACAGCTACATGGAGTTCATCGTGCCGGGCCTGGTGATGATGAGCGTGATCCAGAACAGCTACGGCAACATCAGCTCCTCGTTCTTCGGCGCCAAGTTCGGCCGCCATGTGGAGGAGCTGCTGGTCAGCCCGATGCCGAACTGGGTGATCCTGTGGGGCTACGTGGCCGGTGCGGTGCTGCGTGGCCTGATGGTCGGCGTGATCGTGCTGATCATCGCCATGTTCTTCACCCCGGTGCGCATCCCGCACCCGCTGGTGACGCTGAGCACGGTGATCCTGGGTGCGACGATCTTCTCGCTGGCCGGTTTCATCAATGCGGTCTACGCCAAGAAGTTCGATGACGTGGCGATCGTGCCGACCTTCATCCTGACCCCGCTGACCTACCTGGGTGGCGTGTTCTATTCGGTGAAGCTGCTGCCGACCTGGGCCGAGGCCGCCACCCATGCCAACCCGATCTTCTACATGGTCAATGCGTTCCGCTATGGCCTGCTGGGCAGCAGTGACGTGCCGCTGTGGGTGGCCTACGCGCTGATGATCGGCTTCGTGGTGGCACTGACCGCGCTGGCGCTGTGGCTGCTGCGCCGTGGCGTGGGCATGCGCAGCTGA
- a CDS encoding NAD-dependent epimerase/dehydratase family protein, with translation MASPAPLPSPVLILGLGWSGRVLAAKLQARGVQVSGTVRDPSSTVSDDRLHRHRLHADAAPSAALLEAIAQAQAVLCSVPPDAQGDPALRQLLPALQASTALRWVGYLSSTSVYADRGGGWVDENSESDASEAAGVQRRLAEAQWRALADARGIASAAFRLPGLYGPGRNALQQLAEGRARHVVRPGLVFNRLHVEDLAAVVIAAMQRPTRDGLYLPADDEPAPPQDVLAYAAQLGGFTLPPAVAWDDPAVSATLRRFYASNKRIDSRGTRAALGWTPTFVTYREGLEELAASLAGQGPPLPDRGNQG, from the coding sequence ATGGCATCGCCAGCGCCACTGCCGTCGCCGGTGCTGATCCTCGGCCTGGGCTGGAGTGGGCGCGTGCTCGCCGCCAAGCTGCAGGCGCGTGGCGTGCAGGTGTCGGGCACGGTGCGCGATCCGTCGTCGACAGTGTCCGACGATCGACTGCATCGGCACCGCCTGCATGCCGATGCTGCGCCGTCAGCGGCGCTGCTGGAGGCCATCGCACAGGCGCAGGCGGTGCTGTGCAGCGTGCCGCCGGATGCGCAGGGCGATCCTGCACTGCGCCAGCTGCTGCCTGCGCTGCAGGCCAGTACGGCGCTGCGCTGGGTGGGGTATCTATCCTCGACTTCGGTCTATGCCGATCGTGGCGGTGGCTGGGTGGACGAGAACAGCGAATCCGATGCCAGCGAAGCCGCTGGCGTGCAGCGCCGGTTGGCCGAAGCGCAGTGGCGGGCCCTGGCCGACGCGCGTGGTATCGCCTCGGCGGCGTTCCGTCTTCCGGGGCTGTATGGGCCTGGCCGCAATGCGCTGCAGCAGCTGGCTGAAGGGCGCGCGCGCCATGTCGTACGGCCCGGGCTGGTGTTCAACCGGCTGCACGTGGAGGATCTGGCGGCGGTGGTCATCGCGGCAATGCAGCGGCCCACGCGGGATGGACTGTACCTGCCTGCCGATGACGAACCGGCGCCACCGCAGGATGTGCTGGCCTATGCCGCACAGCTCGGTGGATTCACGTTGCCACCGGCGGTGGCCTGGGATGACCCGGCGGTGAGCGCAACGCTGCGGCGCTTCTACGCCAGCAACAAACGCATCGACAGCCGCGGTACGCGCGCGGCGCTGGGGTGGACGCCGACGTTCGTGACGTACCGGGAAGGGCTGGAGGAGCTGGCCGCGTCGCTCGCCGGGCAGGGCCCGCCGCTACCGGACCGCGGCAATCAGGGCTGA